In Candidatus Rokuibacteriota bacterium, the DNA window ATCCAGCTCAAAGGGCTTGCTGATAAAGCCCTGGTACTCTCCCCGCCGCATCCCTTCCTGGATCGGCTGATCCTCCTCGTAGTGGTAGCCGGAGATCATGACGATCGGGAGCCGGGGGGCGAGCTCCCGGATGGCCCGCGAGACTTCAATGCCGCTCTTGCCGGGGAGCTTGACGTCGATGATGGCCACATCGAAGCTTCGCCCCCGCACTGCCTGGATCGCGTCCTCCCCCCGGTGGGCCTGAGTGATGTGCACCCCCTCGTCTACCAGGCCCTTCTCCAGAGCCCAGCAGATGTCCATCTCGTCGTCCACCACGAGGATCTCAAGCATCTGGCCTCTCCGCCGGCAGGGTGACCGTGAACGTGGAGCCCTTCCCCGCCTCACTCTCCGCGCGGATGGTGCCCCCGTGCTGCTGGACAATGCTGTAGGCGATGGAGAGGCCCAGCCCCGTTCCCTTTCCCACCGGCATGGTGGTGAAGAAGGGGTCGAAGATGCGGGAGAGGTGCTCTTCGGGGATGCCGGACCCGGTGTCGGCAAACCTGACCTCGATCCACTCTTGATGGTGGTTCGTCGCAAGTCGGCTCTCGATGGTGAACCGCCCCCCCTCGGGCATGGCGTTGTAGGCGTTGAGGATGAGGTTCATGAGGACCTGCTGGAGCTGGTTCTTGTTGCCCCTCACGCTCGGGAGCCCCGGAGCCAGGCGTTTTTGTATCCCGATGGACTGAAGGGAGATCTGGTGGCCGACCAGCCCAAGGGTGTCTTCGATGGCGCTGTTGATATCGACCCGCTCGACGAGCCCCGCCGACGGCCGGGAGAACCGGAGGAGGCTCTCGATGATGGCCGCGGCCCGGTTGGCGGCGTTCCGGATCTTCCCGGCGCACTCCTGCCTGAGATCACGATCATCCCCCTTCTTGAGGAGGATCTGGGCGGCGGAGGAAGTGATGGCCAGGGGGTTACGGATCTCGTGGGCGATGCCGCCGGCCATCTCGCCGAGGGCGGCCATCTTGGCCGACTGGACCAGTTGAAGCGCAAGCCGCCGCTTCTCCGTCAGGTCCCGCCCCACCCCGACTAAGGCCACCACCCGCCCTCCCTCCTCCCGCATAGCTGAGAAGCGCCAGGAGACGAGGAGCTCCTGGCCGGCTTTCGCCTTCATCCCCGTCTCTATCTCCTGGACCGTTCCCTCCCGGGCGAGCTCGGTGACGAGAACCTGGAGGTGGGGCCGGTCGGCCTCGGAGAAAAGATCAGCGAACTGTCTCGTCACCAGCTCCTGGCTCGAGAACCCCAGGATGCGCTCCGCGGCGCTGTTCCAGGTCATTACCGCGCCGGCCGCGTCCAGGGAGACGATGGGGTCGTTGGCACTCTGCACCACGCTGGCCAGGTGGCGCTCGACCTGCCTGACCCGCTCGCCCAGGCTCTTCTTCTCTGTCACGTCGTCCATGAAGAGCATCACGCTCTCGACCCGTCCGTCCTGATCCTTCAAGGGAGTCAGGCTGTAGAAGTAGACGCGGGCGGCCAGCCCCGGGGCTCGGTACTCCATCTCCCCGCCCTCGAATGGCCTGCCGGTCTGACAGACCTTCCGGAGCCGCTCCTCCAGGTCGGTGTAGTAGAGGATCACGGGAGGGAAGACGTCGCTGATCCGCTTCCCCAGCACCTCCCCCTCTTCCTTCCGCGATTTGACGAGGAAGTTCCGGTTGGCGAAGGTCACCCTGAGGCTGGGGTCGAGGATTAGGATGGAGGAGGGGATATGGGCGAGGATATCCGTCTGGAAGTTCCGCCCGCCCGAGTCCGGGACGACCAGCTCACCGAGGGCCCAGCTTTTCTTCTTTACGGTGATCGTCTTTTCCTTCATGCACGGTGCACAGGGCCCCCCGCAATGACTCTTTGGGGACGCTGTGTCTCGATCAAGCACAAAGGAAAAGAGCAAGTGTTATGCCACGCGCTCGGGAGAGAGTTCGGAGGGGAAAAGCATGGGGGAGAAAAGGGAAGGTGGAAGGGAAACTCGCTGGAACTGAATGACGCGAGGGACTATGGAGGCCCGCCTGTTGGCAGACAGGCGGACTCTGGCGGGAACGCCAGAACTATGGTGAGACCGCTCTGGCGCGCTCGCCATAGCGCGAGCTCGGGGCGAACGGGACGGCTATCGGACGAACCGGAACAGGAGAGTCACGGAGGATGAGGATAAGGAGGAGGCATTCGTGTCGCTGCAACGATCATCGGAGGGTCCACGGCGGGCGACTTTTTACGACCCCTGGAACTCCCGGGTCCGGATGCCGTAGCGCTTCATCTTGACGTGCAGGGTCTTGTAGTCGGTCCTGAGGAGCCGGGCCGCCTCGCTCTTGTTCCCCTGAGTGGCCTGGAGGGCGTGGCGGATCGCCTGCCGCTCCGCCTCAGCGGCGGCCTTTTCGCTCGCCTCTCTCAGAGAAAGACCCGCCGATCCCGAGCGCGGCTCCTCGGCTAACGGCGCCCGGGCGCCTCCGGGACCCAGGGCCGCCAGGTGCTCCGGCCGAATGAGGTCCGGACTCAGGAGCACGGCCTGGCGAATGACGTTCCTGAGTTCCCTGGCATTGCCCGGCCAGGGATGCCGGAGAAGAAGGGGGGCCGCCTCCTCTGAGATCCCGCGGACGGGCCGCTTTAGCTCCATACTGGCTTCTTCCAGAAAGCGCTTGGCCAAGTAGAGGATGTCCTCTTGCCGCTCCCTGAGGGGCGGGAGGGCGATGGTGAACTCGTTCAGGCGGTAGTAGAGGTCGTGCCTGAACCGGCCCGCCCGCATCTCTGTCTCCAGCGGGACATTGGAGGCAGCGATGATCCGCACGTTGACCGGGACCGCGCGCTTGCCGCCCAGGAGCTGCACCTCTCGCTCCTGCAACACCCGCAGGAGCTTCGCCTGGGTAGTTAAGGGGAGGTTGGTGATCTCGTCCAGGAAGAGGCTTCCCCCCTCGGCGAGCTGAAAGTGGCCCTCCTTGCGCCGGTCTGCGCCGGTGAAGGCGCCTTTCTCGTAGCCGAACAGCTCTGATTCGATCAGGGTCTCGGGAATCGCGCCGCAGTCCAGGGCGATAAAGGGCTTCTCGCACCGGGCGCTCTGCTGGTGGATAGCCCGGGCCACCAGCTCCTTCCCCGTACCCGTCTCCCCCTGGATAAGGACGGTGAAGGTGGAGCTGGCCACCTGCGTGATGTGCCGGATGACCTTCTGGATCTCCTGGCTCGGGCCCATATGCTCGCTGAGGGAGCCGCCGCCCTCTCCGAGTTGACTCCTGAGCTCCTCCACCTCGGCTAGCAGCGCCTGCCGCTCGAGGGCCCGCCGCACGGTGAGGACGATGTCATCGTTGTGAAATGGCTTGGTGAGGTAATCGTAGGCGCCAAGTCGCATGGCCTGGACGGCTGTGGGGATGTCCCCGTAGGCGGTGAGCATGATCACCGGCACTTGGGGGGCGATCGTCTTGAGTTTCCCGAGGGCCGACATTCCGTCGAGCCCTGGCATCCTGAGGTCCAGAATTACGGTGGCGGGAGCATCCGCCATGACCCGGTCCAGGGCGGCCTGGCCGTCCTCCGCTGTGACCACCTCGAGGCCCTCCGCCTGGAGGACCCCGGCCAGGAGCCAGCGCATGTCAGGCTCGTCATCTACGACCAGTATCCTCGCCATTTTCGGTGGACTCCCCTCGGTCGGTTCTCGACCTCACGAGATCCAGCATCGGTCCGACCCCCGGCTGGAACGTGGCAACGGGCTCGACGATAGAGGAAAGCCGCTGGAGCACCCGGGCGATTCGCTCACCGCGCCGGATGATGACCTTTACTCTCTCGGCAGCCTTCGGTTCCCTGAGCTCTTTCTCCAGCATCTGGGCATGGCCAAGGATGGCGGCCAGGGGGTTGTTAATCTCATGGCTCAGGGCGCGCGCGGCCTCCAGGAGAGTGGCGACCTTGGCGGCCGTGAGGCGCGTTGCCTCCAGCTCTCTCTTTTCCAGCGCCCTCCTGACGGTGAAGAGGATCTCGTCGTGGTCAAAGGGCTTAGTGAGGTAGTCGTAGGCGCCAAGCCGCATGGCCTGGACGGCGGAGGGCAGATCCCCATAGGCTGTGACGATCACGACGGGCATGTGGGGGTCCGCCGCGTTCGCCCGCTCCAGAACCTGGAGGCCATCGAGCCCCGGCATCTTGAGATCCAGGAGGACGACGTCCGGGGGCTCGCGCGAAATCTGCTCCAGGGCAGCCTGGCCGTCTTCCGCTGTGGCCACCTCGAAGTCTTGATCTCGAAGCACGCTCGTCAGGAGCCAGCGCATGTCGGGCTCGTCATCCACAACCAAGACTTTGGGCATCCCGAGCTCCGTCATCCCGCCCCGGCCCGAACGCTCTGGGGGGTCTTGGCCGGCAGAAGCATGGTGAAGCGGGTTCCCCGCCCTTCCTGGGTCTCCACAGTCAACCTGCCCCGGTGGGCCTCCACGTGACGGTGGGCGATAGAAAGGCCCAACCCTGTGCCCTGCTCCCGGGTGGTGAAGAAGGGGTCGAAGATGCGGTCGAGATGCTCCCCCGGGATGCCCCGGCCGGTGTCCATCAGTTCTACCCGAACCCATTCCGGGGGATCGAAGACGATCCTGACCGTGATCGTTCCGCCGTCATCCATCGCCTGGACAGCGTTGAGGAGGAGGTTGAGGAAGACCTGCTGGAGTTGCTCCGGATCGCCCTCAATACGAGGGAGGGCAGGGGCATACTGCTGCACGACCTCCACGCCATGCTTCGCGAACTTCCCTCTGAGGAGAAAGCACGCTCGATCCAGAGACTCGGTCACATCCATGGCCCTCAAGAAAGGCTCCCGTGGCCGGGCAAAGGCCAGGAGCTCCCGGATCGTGCGATCGGCCGCCGCCACGTTCCGGTGGATCACCTCAAGATAGTCCCGGCTCGCCCGCCGCCGGTCGCCGGGGTACCCGAGCAGGAACTGCGCCGAGCTCCCGATGATAGCCAGCGCATTGCCGAGCTCATGGGCGAGTCCAGCCGCGAACTGGCCCACGGCGGCAAGCTTTTCTGAGTTGTGCAGGTCGCGCGCCTGGTGGATTTTTTCCGTGACGTCTCTGATGTGCTCGACAGCCTCCGTCGGCCGCTTCCCCGCGTCAGCCAGCGGGTAGCCGGAGACCTCCAGATAGCTACAGCTCCCATCGCGATTCCGCCGTGACATGGACGCCGAGGCGGCCCGACCGGTGGCGAGCGTCTCAAGGAGCGGGCACCCCTCGCAGATCTCTTCGCGGCGGCACAGCTCACGGTAACACTTCCGGCCGATGAGGGTGTCCGCCGGTGTGCCGGAGAGGGTAGCGGCCCCCTCGTTGGCGGCGATGATCGTGAAGGTCTGATCGACGATGACGAGGGAATCTCTGATCCCGTTGAAGACCGCGCGGAGCTGCCGTTGGCTTTCAACCAGCGCCGCAGTCCTGGCCTTGACTCGCTCCTCCAGCTCCTCGAGCAGGGCCTCCTTTTCCGACACAAGCCGGTGGCGCTCCAGCGCCTGATTCACTCTGCGGCCTAGAGCCTCCAAGGCGAAGGGCTTCAGGAGATAATCAAAGGCGCCCTGCCGGACTGCCTCGATGGCGGAATCAAGATCAGCGTGAGCGGTGAGGATCAGGATCTCGGTTCCTGGACTTGCCTCTTTGACAGCTTTCATGAGGGTGAGGCCATCCATCGTGGGCATCCACAGGTCAGCGAGGACGAGCGGAGGGCCCTCCGCTCGGAAGATCTGAAGAGCCTCCTCCCCATCACGGGCCCGCAGAACCTCGCAGCCCAGCCTCGGGATAAACTCGGCGATCAGGTCGAGGATCTCTTCGTCGTCATCGACCACCAGGACCTTTTTGTTACCTACCCCATGGCTCACCTCCTCCCCTCTGATGACGAGCCTCACAGAACGACAAAGGTAGACCACACTCTGAAGGCAACCGGGTTCCCGGTCGGGAACCTTGATAGTGGTCCCGCCTCGTTAGCGCCAGAGAAGGCGCCCAGTCGGTCGCGTAGCATACGCCCTCTGTTCAAGAAATATGCCAGGGCTCTCGAACCCCGCTTCGAGAGAATCCCCCACGGGTCTGCCGTCTCAGTCGAGCAGGGTTATCCGAGGAACTGCCAAGAAGTCCAAGAGGCTGTTTCCTTGAGCTGACAGGGTCCAGCACTGCCTGGTCGTGGCGCGGATCTGTCCTGCTCCCTGCGGGCCTGGCAATCGGGCCGATCAGAGGAGAGCGCTGCTGTCTGGAAATTCGAGCGACATAATTTCGCTGAGTTTAGGAGATTGAGCCGGATGTGCAGACAGACCTTGACCTTCCGGCCGATCGTACGGGAGGGCGAAGAGAAGTTGCTCACCCTCATCCCCGGCGGATCTGGACGCGAGTCCTGCCACTTTGTCTGTCATCTTGGCAGTCATCGGCCACGGCACACTGATCCACCGCCTCACCCAAGGTTCTCCTCGCCCTTGGGCCGTGTCGGCCTTGAAGGTGTTTAAAATCTGCTAGCCGCCCTCCGACAGTCGGTTCGCGCGCGGCTCAGGGAAGCCCGGCAACGATCTTCCGGTACTCGGCCTCGGGGAA includes these proteins:
- a CDS encoding sigma-54-dependent Fis family transcriptional regulator; translated protein: MPKVLVVDDEPDMRWLLTSVLRDQDFEVATAEDGQAALEQISREPPDVVLLDLKMPGLDGLQVLERANAADPHMPVVIVTAYGDLPSAVQAMRLGAYDYLTKPFDHDEILFTVRRALEKRELEATRLTAAKVATLLEAARALSHEINNPLAAILGHAQMLEKELREPKAAERVKVIIRRGERIARVLQRLSSIVEPVATFQPGVGPMLDLVRSRTDRGESTENGEDTGRR
- a CDS encoding response regulator codes for the protein MLEILVVDDEMDICWALEKGLVDEGVHITQAHRGEDAIQAVRGRSFDVAIIDVKLPGKSGIEVSRAIRELAPRLPIVMISGYHYEEDQPIQEGMRRGEYQGFISKPFELDEVSTLLRRILREGEDSPSSPHPTPSPLSSPPEGER
- a CDS encoding sigma-54-dependent Fis family transcriptional regulator, with amino-acid sequence MARILVVDDEPDMRWLLAGVLQAEGLEVVTAEDGQAALDRVMADAPATVILDLRMPGLDGMSALGKLKTIAPQVPVIMLTAYGDIPTAVQAMRLGAYDYLTKPFHNDDIVLTVRRALERQALLAEVEELRSQLGEGGGSLSEHMGPSQEIQKVIRHITQVASSTFTVLIQGETGTGKELVARAIHQQSARCEKPFIALDCGAIPETLIESELFGYEKGAFTGADRRKEGHFQLAEGGSLFLDEITNLPLTTQAKLLRVLQEREVQLLGGKRAVPVNVRIIAASNVPLETEMRAGRFRHDLYYRLNEFTIALPPLRERQEDILYLAKRFLEEASMELKRPVRGISEEAAPLLLRHPWPGNARELRNVIRQAVLLSPDLIRPEHLAALGPGGARAPLAEEPRSGSAGLSLREASEKAAAEAERQAIRHALQATQGNKSEAARLLRTDYKTLHVKMKRYGIRTREFQGS
- a CDS encoding response regulator — translated: MSHGVGNKKVLVVDDDEEILDLIAEFIPRLGCEVLRARDGEEALQIFRAEGPPLVLADLWMPTMDGLTLMKAVKEASPGTEILILTAHADLDSAIEAVRQGAFDYLLKPFALEALGRRVNQALERHRLVSEKEALLEELEERVKARTAALVESQRQLRAVFNGIRDSLVIVDQTFTIIAANEGAATLSGTPADTLIGRKCYRELCRREEICEGCPLLETLATGRAASASMSRRNRDGSCSYLEVSGYPLADAGKRPTEAVEHIRDVTEKIHQARDLHNSEKLAAVGQFAAGLAHELGNALAIIGSSAQFLLGYPGDRRRASRDYLEVIHRNVAAADRTIRELLAFARPREPFLRAMDVTESLDRACFLLRGKFAKHGVEVVQQYAPALPRIEGDPEQLQQVFLNLLLNAVQAMDDGGTITVRIVFDPPEWVRVELMDTGRGIPGEHLDRIFDPFFTTREQGTGLGLSIAHRHVEAHRGRLTVETQEGRGTRFTMLLPAKTPQSVRAGAG
- a CDS encoding PAS domain-containing protein — encoded protein: MKEKTITVKKKSWALGELVVPDSGGRNFQTDILAHIPSSILILDPSLRVTFANRNFLVKSRKEEGEVLGKRISDVFPPVILYYTDLEERLRKVCQTGRPFEGGEMEYRAPGLAARVYFYSLTPLKDQDGRVESVMLFMDDVTEKKSLGERVRQVERHLASVVQSANDPIVSLDAAGAVMTWNSAAERILGFSSQELVTRQFADLFSEADRPHLQVLVTELAREGTVQEIETGMKAKAGQELLVSWRFSAMREEGGRVVALVGVGRDLTEKRRLALQLVQSAKMAALGEMAGGIAHEIRNPLAITSSAAQILLKKGDDRDLRQECAGKIRNAANRAAAIIESLLRFSRPSAGLVERVDINSAIEDTLGLVGHQISLQSIGIQKRLAPGLPSVRGNKNQLQQVLMNLILNAYNAMPEGGRFTIESRLATNHHQEWIEVRFADTGSGIPEEHLSRIFDPFFTTMPVGKGTGLGLSIAYSIVQQHGGTIRAESEAGKGSTFTVTLPAERPDA